From the bacterium genome, one window contains:
- a CDS encoding ABC transporter permease, with product MTRISALMKKELAVLFGSPLAYLVLTLIVLVAGLIFFDHLRAYNQILFLFQSSTMGGFETDTIPDHVNLRDTVFFPVMENLGLTLIAVIPMITMRVFAEERSRGTDELLVTTRLSPNEIVLGKFAVTYFFVIIAMLASFVYPAMAILQGGVGLQHLLAVFTGLTLLALALASIGLVCSAWTSSQLIAVVASWAIGYVLWDWSWLTPFLRETESLARFFDGISMHPRYSTFAEGIVNLANLAYFFGASIVAYALARSALDWKRIAG from the coding sequence ATGACGAGGATCAGCGCGCTCATGAAGAAGGAACTGGCGGTGCTCTTCGGCTCGCCGTTGGCCTATCTCGTACTCACGCTCATCGTGCTCGTCGCCGGGTTGATCTTCTTCGACCACCTGCGCGCGTACAACCAGATCCTCTTCCTCTTCCAATCCTCGACCATGGGTGGCTTCGAGACGGATACGATCCCGGATCACGTGAACCTGCGGGATACAGTCTTCTTCCCGGTCATGGAGAACCTGGGGCTCACCCTGATCGCCGTGATTCCGATGATCACGATGCGCGTGTTCGCGGAAGAACGCTCGCGCGGCACCGACGAACTGCTGGTCACGACCCGGCTCTCACCGAACGAGATCGTGCTCGGAAAATTCGCGGTGACCTACTTCTTCGTCATCATCGCGATGCTGGCCAGCTTCGTGTATCCGGCAATGGCCATCCTTCAGGGCGGTGTCGGCTTGCAGCATCTGCTGGCGGTATTCACCGGGTTGACGCTGCTGGCGCTCGCGCTGGCTTCGATCGGTCTGGTCTGTTCCGCATGGACATCGAGCCAGCTGATCGCCGTCGTTGCCTCCTGGGCGATCGGTTACGTGCTCTGGGATTGGAGCTGGCTCACGCCCTTCCTGCGGGAAACCGAGTCGCTCGCTCGTTTCTTCGACGGGATCTCGATGCACCCACGCTATTCGACCTTCGCCGAGGGCATCGTCAATCTCGCGAACCTCGCGTACTTCTTCGGCGCATCCATCGTCGCCTATGCCCTCGCGCGCTCCGCTCTGGACTGGAAGCGAATCGCAGGATGA
- a CDS encoding phosphoglycerate dehydrogenase, which produces MPRVLVTDALAPQGLEVLEQASGLEVVNVPGMTPGDLLEAIAGAEGLVIRSGTKVTADVIEAADKLKVIGRAGIGVDNVDVAAATQRGIVVVNTPEGNNITTAEHAIALLVSLARHIPQATASMKEGLWEKKKFQGMELFHRVLGVIGLGNIGHIVADRARGLGMRVIAADPHISAEVAAKMDVELVTVDELLERADAVSVHVPRTKETTGLLGDGAFSKAKPGLLVINAARGGIVDEDALLAALDDGRVGGAGLDVFVEEPPPADHPLLAHPNVICTPHLGASTDQAQLNVSVAVAEQVRDILQGGSVRNAVNVPSISPELLEQVRPYLVLGEKLGRFQGQLCPGAIEEIEIEFAGEVADLRVAPITIAVLKGLLESVSERVNMVNAPVVAQERGIRVVETKSSRPMDFASAITTRVRGCTDRLIAGALFHGGQPRIVRIDDFMLEAIPEGSTILLQNHDQPGVVGAVGACLGDAGLNISRMQLALVPERAEAAMLVNVDPAPSDEVMEQLRNLPHMITAQLVELGA; this is translated from the coding sequence GTGCCCCGCGTTCTGGTGACCGATGCGCTTGCGCCCCAAGGCCTGGAGGTCCTGGAGCAAGCTTCTGGCCTCGAGGTCGTCAACGTCCCCGGGATGACTCCCGGCGATCTGCTCGAAGCCATTGCCGGGGCCGAGGGGCTGGTGATCCGTAGTGGCACCAAGGTGACCGCCGATGTCATCGAGGCTGCCGACAAGCTGAAGGTCATTGGCCGGGCTGGAATCGGCGTGGACAACGTGGATGTCGCTGCCGCAACCCAGCGCGGGATCGTCGTGGTCAACACGCCCGAGGGCAACAACATCACCACGGCGGAGCACGCCATCGCATTGCTCGTTTCGCTGGCCCGGCACATTCCCCAGGCCACCGCCTCGATGAAAGAGGGGCTCTGGGAGAAGAAGAAATTCCAGGGCATGGAACTCTTCCACCGTGTGCTCGGCGTGATCGGCCTCGGCAACATCGGACACATCGTGGCCGATCGGGCCCGCGGGCTCGGCATGCGCGTGATCGCGGCCGACCCTCACATCAGCGCCGAAGTGGCCGCGAAGATGGATGTGGAACTCGTCACCGTCGACGAGCTGCTCGAGCGTGCCGATGCCGTGTCGGTCCACGTTCCGCGCACCAAGGAGACGACCGGGCTGCTCGGCGATGGGGCCTTCTCCAAGGCGAAGCCGGGATTGCTGGTGATCAACGCGGCGCGGGGCGGCATCGTGGACGAGGACGCCTTGTTGGCGGCGCTCGACGACGGGCGGGTCGGAGGCGCTGGCCTCGATGTCTTCGTGGAAGAGCCGCCGCCGGCCGACCATCCGCTGCTCGCCCACCCGAACGTGATCTGCACGCCTCACCTCGGTGCCTCCACCGATCAGGCCCAGCTGAACGTCTCGGTGGCCGTGGCCGAGCAGGTGCGTGACATCCTGCAGGGCGGCAGCGTGCGCAATGCGGTCAACGTGCCGTCGATTTCGCCGGAGCTGCTCGAGCAGGTGCGGCCCTACCTCGTCCTGGGCGAGAAGCTCGGCCGCTTCCAGGGGCAGCTCTGCCCCGGTGCGATCGAAGAAATCGAGATCGAGTTTGCCGGTGAGGTGGCCGATCTGCGCGTTGCACCGATCACGATTGCCGTGCTGAAAGGCCTGCTCGAATCGGTGAGCGAGAGGGTGAACATGGTGAATGCGCCCGTCGTCGCCCAGGAGCGCGGCATTCGCGTCGTGGAAACCAAGTCCAGCCGGCCGATGGATTTCGCCAGCGCGATCACCACCCGTGTGCGGGGCTGCACCGATCGTCTGATCGCCGGTGCGCTCTTCCATGGCGGCCAACCTCGCATCGTGCGCATCGATGATTTCATGCTCGAAGCGATCCCCGAGGGCTCGACCATCCTTCTGCAGAATCACGACCAACCCGGTGTGGTCGGGGCGGTCGGCGCCTGTCTTGGGGATGCCGGCCTGAATATTTCGCGTATGCAGCTTGCTCTGGTTCCTGAGCGAGCGGAGGCCGCCATGCTCGTGAACGTCGATCCCGCACCCAGCGACGAAGTCATGGAGCAGCTGCGAAACCTGCCCCACATGATCACCGCGCAACTCGTGGAGCTCGGAGCATGA
- a CDS encoding CBS domain-containing protein: MHLRDHDRMPTVAAVMTSFPYFADASENLAQVREMMAEHDVRHLPVKRDGSLVGVISRRDVDRLVNPALPTAGWERIRAEQVMTPDPYVVAIDAPLADVLEVLAERRIGTALVAKEDRLAGILTLTDVCRVLSALLRERYEGPQVA, from the coding sequence ATGCATCTTCGAGATCACGACCGGATGCCCACGGTGGCTGCCGTGATGACGTCTTTTCCCTACTTCGCTGATGCCAGCGAGAATCTGGCCCAGGTGCGGGAAATGATGGCGGAGCACGACGTTCGCCATCTTCCAGTCAAGCGAGACGGCAGCCTGGTCGGGGTGATCAGCCGGCGGGACGTCGATCGCCTGGTGAACCCCGCGCTCCCGACGGCCGGCTGGGAACGCATCCGCGCCGAACAGGTGATGACCCCGGATCCCTACGTCGTCGCAATCGATGCACCGTTGGCCGATGTCCTGGAGGTGCTGGCGGAACGACGCATTGGCACGGCACTCGTGGCCAAGGAAGACCGTCTCGCGGGGATCCTCACGCTCACCGATGTGTGCCGTGTGCTCTCCGCGCTACTTCGAGAACGCTACGAGGGGCCGCAGGTCGCCTGA
- a CDS encoding CBS domain-containing protein: protein MEPAERQVASVMAKDFVSVKAKDQLDFVDDVMNLGRIRHMPVLDGERLIGVVSQRDLLAASLSRALDFEAGQRRNFMRSVVVEEVMTPQPITVGPDVSLRDASRLMLTHRIGCLPVVDENGRVAGLVTETDLLRGAYAEEAPSTIK from the coding sequence ATGGAACCCGCGGAACGTCAGGTGGCGTCGGTCATGGCCAAGGATTTCGTGTCGGTCAAGGCCAAGGATCAGCTCGATTTCGTCGATGACGTCATGAATCTGGGCCGGATCCGACATATGCCCGTCCTCGACGGGGAGCGGCTCATCGGTGTCGTTTCCCAGCGCGATCTGCTGGCGGCGTCTCTCTCTCGAGCCCTCGATTTCGAGGCTGGCCAGCGACGGAACTTCATGCGCTCCGTGGTGGTCGAGGAGGTGATGACGCCCCAGCCGATCACCGTCGGCCCGGACGTCAGCCTGCGCGACGCTTCTCGGCTGATGCTCACCCACCGGATCGGCTGCTTGCCCGTCGTGGACGAGAATGGGCGCGTGGCCGGCCTGGTGACCGAAACGGATTTGCTCCGCGGCGCCTATGCCGAGGAAGCCCCTTCGACCATCAAGTGA
- the aroA gene encoding 3-phosphoshikimate 1-carboxyvinyltransferase: MAAPRLTDPLPIHPRGPLQGQLRPPGSRSITNRALVAAALSDGPSRLEGASESDDTLAMARGLEALGIDVVRGPEAWAVAGQSGTLVAAGQLDVGASGTTARFLTAIATLAEGASILDGVPRMRARPIRELVQALGALGARVEILGTDGCPPLRIAGGGLPGGHAIIDARRSSQFVSGLLLAAPCAKTDVELTLAEGELVSRPFVELTLEVMRAFGAEVEWRDDATLAVAAKGYRARSYRVEPDAQSAVYPFCAAAIAGGEISVDGIPDHSSQTDLRLLDVLEAMGCTVERQPNAIVVRRPPERPLRGVEVDGNAFPDAILALAVVALFAEGPTTVTGLGHLPLKETDRLAALRTELRRLGANAETGPDWLRVDPAPLHGAAIETYDDHRMAMSFALAGLRVPGVEIRDPGCVSKTWPDFFAALERL, translated from the coding sequence ATGGCCGCGCCCCGGCTCACCGACCCCCTGCCGATTCACCCCCGCGGCCCGCTCCAGGGCCAGCTGCGGCCGCCTGGCTCCAGGAGCATCACCAACCGCGCCCTGGTCGCGGCGGCGCTCTCCGACGGGCCCAGCCGGCTCGAGGGAGCCAGCGAGAGCGATGACACCCTGGCCATGGCCAGAGGCCTGGAGGCGCTGGGGATCGACGTGGTCCGGGGCCCGGAGGCCTGGGCCGTAGCGGGCCAGAGCGGCACCCTCGTGGCGGCTGGCCAGCTCGACGTGGGTGCGTCGGGTACGACCGCCCGCTTCCTGACGGCGATCGCCACCCTGGCGGAGGGTGCGTCGATTCTCGACGGCGTCCCGCGTATGCGAGCGCGTCCCATTCGTGAGCTCGTCCAGGCCCTGGGGGCACTCGGCGCGCGGGTGGAGATCCTCGGGACCGATGGCTGCCCGCCGCTGCGCATCGCCGGGGGAGGGCTGCCCGGCGGCCATGCGATCATCGATGCGCGCCGCTCCAGCCAATTCGTCTCGGGTCTGCTGCTTGCGGCGCCCTGTGCGAAGACGGACGTCGAGCTGACCCTCGCCGAGGGCGAACTCGTCTCGCGCCCGTTCGTAGAGCTGACCCTCGAGGTGATGCGGGCCTTCGGTGCAGAGGTGGAATGGCGCGACGACGCCACGCTCGCAGTCGCCGCGAAGGGCTACCGGGCCCGCAGCTACCGCGTCGAGCCGGATGCCCAATCCGCGGTGTACCCGTTCTGCGCAGCGGCCATCGCCGGCGGCGAAATCAGCGTGGACGGGATTCCCGATCACTCCAGCCAGACCGACCTGCGCCTCCTCGACGTGCTCGAGGCGATGGGTTGTACGGTCGAGCGTCAGCCGAATGCCATCGTCGTCCGGCGCCCACCGGAACGCCCGCTGCGAGGCGTCGAGGTGGACGGCAACGCGTTTCCCGACGCGATTCTCGCTCTGGCCGTGGTGGCCTTGTTCGCGGAAGGTCCCACCACGGTAACCGGCCTCGGGCATCTGCCATTGAAAGAGACGGATCGGCTCGCCGCGCTGCGCACGGAACTCCGCCGGCTCGGCGCCAACGCCGAAACCGGTCCGGATTGGCTACGCGTGGATCCCGCCCCTCTTCACGGAGCCGCCATCGAGACCTATGACGACCACCGCATGGCCATGTCCTTTGCCCTGGCCGGCCTGCGCGTCCCAGGCGTCGAGATCCGCGATCCAGGCTGCGTCTCCAAGACCTGGCCGGATTTCTTCGCTGCCCTGGAGCGATTGTGA
- a CDS encoding ABC transporter ATP-binding protein — MSSEGQAEASDAREAGVRVEARGLSRHFGTHVALETLDLRIERGEAFGLLGANGAGKTTFIRLVTGVLLPSSGQLLVDGFSPATQPSEVRRRLGYVAETSRIYPDLRVRSFLRFAGGARNLVGSELEAAVEQVIDRFHLEEVAGRWIGQLSKGFQQRVSLAQAFLHDPPLLIVDEPTSGLDPLQQEEVREVLRSLHGNHTLILCTHDLTEARELTERAAVLHKGRLVTEGPTQKVLGGNDPLALFRGEAA, encoded by the coding sequence TTGAGCAGCGAAGGACAGGCCGAAGCGAGCGACGCCCGAGAGGCGGGCGTTCGCGTAGAAGCGCGTGGGCTCTCTCGCCACTTCGGCACCCACGTGGCCCTCGAAACGTTGGATCTGCGAATCGAAAGAGGCGAGGCGTTTGGGCTGCTCGGCGCGAACGGTGCCGGCAAGACGACCTTCATCCGCCTCGTCACGGGAGTCTTGTTGCCCTCCTCGGGCCAGCTCCTGGTCGATGGGTTTTCGCCAGCCACCCAGCCCTCCGAGGTTCGACGACGCCTGGGGTATGTCGCGGAGACTTCCCGCATCTATCCGGATCTACGCGTGCGCTCCTTTCTCCGCTTCGCGGGCGGGGCCCGGAATCTCGTGGGTTCCGAGTTGGAGGCGGCCGTCGAACAGGTGATCGACCGCTTTCATCTCGAAGAGGTGGCCGGGCGCTGGATCGGCCAGCTCTCGAAGGGCTTTCAACAACGCGTTTCCCTGGCGCAGGCCTTCCTTCACGACCCGCCGCTCCTGATCGTCGACGAGCCGACCAGCGGGCTGGATCCGCTCCAGCAGGAAGAAGTGCGCGAGGTCCTCCGATCCCTCCACGGAAACCACACGCTCATCCTCTGCACCCATGACCTGACCGAAGCCCGGGAGCTGACCGAGCGCGCGGCCGTCCTGCACAAGGGCCGCCTCGTCACCGAAGGGCCGACCCAGAAAGTGCTCGGCGGAAACGATCCGCTGGCACTTTTCCGAGGCGAAGCCGCATGA
- a CDS encoding CBS domain-containing protein — MITAGFPDDVVARLLRRHVVTTSPGIKIRSVVEVMRLGRLRALPVVDEAGLLRGSLSFVSCCDRIARALTEDAPDRSLFDRLQAALSVPVEAVMSSADQIEEVEAELATVVRRLGDARWGHLCVVQATPAGPKLVGLLTESDLLRHLMVEGASSA; from the coding sequence GTGATCACTGCCGGCTTCCCCGACGATGTGGTCGCGCGGCTACTTCGCCGACACGTCGTGACGACCTCGCCAGGCATCAAGATCCGCTCGGTGGTGGAAGTCATGCGGCTGGGTCGCCTCCGGGCACTGCCGGTGGTGGACGAGGCTGGCTTGCTGCGCGGCTCACTCTCATTCGTCAGTTGTTGCGACCGCATCGCTCGAGCGCTCACAGAAGACGCGCCCGATCGCTCTCTGTTCGACCGCCTGCAGGCCGCACTTTCCGTACCCGTCGAAGCCGTCATGAGCTCCGCCGATCAGATCGAAGAGGTCGAGGCGGAACTCGCCACCGTGGTGCGACGCCTCGGAGATGCACGCTGGGGACACCTATGCGTCGTGCAGGCAACGCCTGCTGGCCCGAAGCTGGTCGGTCTGCTGACGGAGAGCGACCTGCTCCGTCACTTGATGGTCGAAGGGGCTTCCTCGGCATAG
- a CDS encoding DUF1298 domain-containing protein, producing MYADYEHLNSRELGFLNLERPDSPLHVVRVQLFPAAGLSDDSGRAAVDRVRERVAARIGDLHRYRRVLAELPLESRPIWVDAEDIDLDFHVRHLRLPRPGGERQLKRLIGRMAATPLDRARPLWELCVIEGLEGERIALVTKVHACLDDPEQRRGLPHALLTDEPSDKAGPPAHWRPHPQPSRIELAVDELQELAQLPADWWDRLRQWVAPEEGAQGLGEKVRAMGQAVASGLHAGSDSPFNGDVGSLRRTDWTRMDAEAIDVVVRRFGATVEEIALTVAAGALARFLEDTRGITLGGLDLRALVPLDPSSVAARKGELAWILELPLEEADPARRLEEIRLRSRSEKAHEQARGAGLLAEFGAQVPGAIFSLATRILRSRHPFSLVIATEHASSEPRYLLDSLLEQTISLEPVTHGLALSISLVYGLHGLTWGFNADWEGFPDLHELVLATEDACAELVRVAGGSHSK from the coding sequence ATGTACGCGGACTACGAGCATTTGAACTCCCGGGAGCTGGGGTTCCTCAATCTCGAACGTCCGGATTCGCCGCTTCATGTAGTGCGCGTCCAACTCTTCCCCGCCGCGGGGCTCTCCGATGATTCCGGCCGGGCAGCCGTGGACCGGGTTCGCGAGCGGGTGGCGGCGCGCATTGGCGATTTGCATCGATACCGGCGCGTTCTGGCAGAGCTGCCCCTCGAGAGCCGGCCGATCTGGGTGGACGCGGAAGACATCGATCTCGACTTCCATGTGCGTCACCTGCGTCTACCCCGCCCGGGTGGCGAGCGTCAGCTCAAACGGCTGATCGGGCGCATGGCGGCCACCCCTCTCGATCGGGCTCGTCCTCTGTGGGAGCTATGCGTGATCGAGGGATTGGAGGGTGAGCGGATTGCCCTCGTCACCAAGGTGCACGCCTGTCTCGATGATCCGGAGCAGCGCCGGGGTCTGCCCCATGCGTTGCTCACCGACGAGCCTTCGGACAAGGCCGGACCGCCCGCCCACTGGCGTCCGCATCCTCAGCCAAGCCGCATCGAGCTGGCCGTCGATGAGCTTCAGGAACTGGCCCAGCTGCCGGCGGACTGGTGGGATCGGCTTCGTCAATGGGTCGCGCCCGAGGAGGGCGCGCAGGGTCTTGGCGAGAAGGTGCGGGCCATGGGGCAGGCGGTCGCCAGCGGCCTTCACGCCGGATCCGACAGTCCCTTCAACGGCGACGTCGGCTCGCTGCGCCGCACGGATTGGACCCGCATGGACGCGGAGGCCATCGATGTCGTGGTGCGACGCTTCGGCGCGACGGTCGAGGAGATTGCACTCACCGTTGCTGCGGGGGCGCTGGCGCGATTCCTGGAGGACACGCGTGGAATCACGTTAGGCGGCTTGGATCTTCGGGCCCTGGTTCCGCTGGATCCGTCCTCGGTGGCCGCACGCAAGGGAGAACTGGCCTGGATCCTGGAGCTGCCTCTGGAAGAAGCGGATCCGGCCCGACGCCTGGAGGAGATCCGTCTGCGCTCGCGCAGCGAGAAAGCCCACGAGCAGGCGAGAGGCGCCGGTCTGCTGGCGGAGTTCGGGGCACAGGTTCCGGGAGCGATCTTCTCCCTGGCCACCCGCATACTGCGAAGCCGCCATCCTTTCAGCCTGGTGATCGCGACCGAGCACGCCAGCTCCGAGCCCAGGTATCTGCTCGATTCGCTTCTCGAGCAGACGATCTCCCTCGAGCCCGTGACCCATGGCCTGGCTCTCAGTATCTCGTTGGTCTACGGCCTGCACGGCCTGACCTGGGGATTCAACGCCGATTGGGAAGGCTTCCCGGATCTCCATGAACTCGTCCTGGCGACCGAAGATGCCTGCGCGGAACTCGTCCGGGTCGCCGGTGGGAGCCATTCGAAATGA
- a CDS encoding FAD-dependent oxidoreductase, with amino-acid sequence MVNSLASNPWLSEPAETAPSLEGDLHADVAIIGAGYTGLSTALALREAGVDVVVLEQDYAGAGASGRNSGHLSTTVGNPAKVLVRSLGEAGARSLFRFSDEAVAYTERQMRTLGIDADYVANGNMKASVHPGHDRDLEAEAAARHALGARVAFLSSAELRERGIPAAFRCGLLHEPGGVLDPGKYLRGLYDAALGASVRVFERTCVSRIEDGAPVRIETERGSVTADALVLATNAFTSSLGRLGRKLVPLRVCCVETEPLSPDERSAIGWKEQEGISTTHMIPESYRWTPRGGIAVGTRVVRYAWNSTLSTSNDAAQFAVLERALRARFPMLASTRIAARWGGWVAFTTDTLPLLGTSGPHGNVFHAIGYSGHGIAQGTFLGAMLAARVRGARDDLTAPFERKVWSWPVEPFRWIGATAILAAVGRLDARTDRKVAEFGNADESNQLPNLEA; translated from the coding sequence GTGGTCAACTCCCTCGCGTCCAATCCCTGGCTCTCGGAGCCCGCGGAGACAGCGCCCTCGCTCGAAGGCGATCTTCATGCAGACGTCGCCATCATTGGTGCCGGTTATACCGGGCTCTCGACCGCACTGGCCCTGCGCGAGGCCGGAGTTGACGTGGTGGTCCTCGAGCAGGATTACGCGGGTGCGGGCGCAAGCGGACGCAACTCTGGCCACCTTTCGACGACCGTCGGGAACCCGGCGAAGGTGCTCGTGCGCTCGCTTGGGGAGGCTGGCGCCCGCAGTCTCTTCCGCTTCTCCGACGAAGCGGTGGCGTACACGGAGCGGCAAATGCGGACGCTCGGTATCGATGCCGACTACGTTGCCAACGGGAACATGAAGGCCTCCGTGCATCCCGGCCACGATCGGGATCTGGAGGCTGAGGCTGCCGCCCGGCATGCGCTTGGAGCCCGCGTGGCATTTCTCTCCAGCGCTGAGTTGCGTGAGCGCGGGATTCCCGCTGCCTTTCGCTGCGGTCTGCTCCACGAACCCGGGGGAGTGCTCGATCCGGGCAAATACCTGCGCGGACTCTACGATGCTGCCCTGGGGGCCTCGGTGCGGGTCTTCGAGCGAACCTGCGTGAGTCGCATCGAAGATGGAGCACCTGTGCGCATCGAAACCGAGAGAGGCAGCGTCACGGCTGACGCGCTCGTGCTCGCTACCAACGCGTTCACATCATCACTCGGCCGCCTCGGCCGTAAGCTCGTTCCGCTGCGCGTCTGCTGTGTGGAGACGGAGCCCCTTTCTCCGGACGAGCGAAGCGCCATCGGCTGGAAGGAGCAGGAGGGGATCTCGACCACGCACATGATCCCCGAGAGCTACCGCTGGACGCCACGGGGCGGGATTGCCGTTGGAACGCGGGTGGTCCGCTACGCGTGGAACAGCACGCTCTCTACGAGCAACGACGCGGCGCAGTTCGCTGTGCTCGAGCGGGCACTGCGTGCACGTTTCCCGATGCTCGCCTCCACTCGCATCGCCGCACGCTGGGGCGGCTGGGTCGCCTTCACGACGGACACGCTGCCCCTGCTCGGGACGAGCGGCCCACACGGGAACGTCTTTCATGCCATCGGCTATTCGGGACACGGCATCGCACAGGGGACGTTCCTCGGCGCGATGCTCGCCGCGCGCGTACGGGGTGCGCGAGACGACCTGACGGCGCCGTTCGAACGCAAGGTATGGAGTTGGCCGGTCGAGCCTTTCCGCTGGATCGGCGCGACCGCCATCCTTGCTGCCGTGGGCCGCCTCGATGCGAGGACCGACCGCAAGGTCGCGGAGTTCGGGAACGCCGACGAATCGAATCAACTGCCGAATCTCGAGGCCTGA
- a CDS encoding adenylosuccinate synthase translates to MTALVAVGAQWGDEGKGKLVDSLALSAELVVRFQGGNNAGHTLIVDGVKTVLHLVPSGILQPNTRNLIGPGVVVDPAVLVHELEEVRASGALKDPSRVRVSGRAHVIVDWHVSLDKARDEARAEAAIGTTGRGIGPCYEDKVARRGIRMADLLMPEALRAALERSAKEKNFELTQVHGWPPVDVDTVFEELVALGKKLEPYVDHTGRILDRALRDGKNVLFEGAQGTFLDIDHGTYPFVTSSNCVAGAVCAGAGVGPTNIDRVLGITKAYTTRVGGGPFPTEDEGPGGQWLGEKGHEFGATTGRRRRCGWLDMVALREAAIVNGFTSLAVNKLDILSGLDEIPVARAWKIDGKLTEDFPMTLEELARAEPVYEILPGWTEDLTAMREYEELPDNARRYLEQIEAWVDVPVDVVSIGPGRDQTIDRKDLFSA, encoded by the coding sequence ATGACCGCGCTGGTCGCCGTGGGCGCCCAGTGGGGCGATGAAGGGAAGGGCAAGCTGGTCGACAGCCTGGCGCTATCCGCCGAACTCGTCGTGCGCTTCCAGGGCGGGAACAACGCGGGCCACACCCTGATCGTGGATGGCGTGAAGACGGTTCTCCATCTCGTTCCTTCGGGAATCCTGCAGCCGAATACGCGGAACCTGATCGGCCCCGGCGTCGTGGTTGATCCCGCCGTGCTGGTCCACGAGTTGGAGGAGGTTCGCGCCTCCGGGGCGCTCAAGGATCCCTCGCGGGTCCGGGTTTCCGGGCGTGCGCACGTGATCGTCGATTGGCATGTCTCTCTCGACAAGGCGCGAGACGAGGCGCGTGCCGAAGCTGCGATCGGCACGACTGGCCGCGGGATCGGCCCTTGCTACGAGGACAAGGTCGCCCGGCGCGGCATCCGCATGGCGGATCTGCTGATGCCCGAGGCCCTGCGGGCCGCACTCGAGCGCTCGGCCAAGGAAAAGAACTTCGAGCTGACCCAGGTGCACGGTTGGCCGCCGGTCGATGTCGATACGGTGTTCGAGGAACTCGTCGCGCTCGGCAAGAAGCTCGAGCCCTACGTGGACCACACGGGCCGGATCCTCGATCGCGCGCTTCGGGACGGCAAGAACGTGTTGTTCGAGGGCGCCCAGGGGACGTTCCTCGATATCGACCACGGCACGTATCCGTTCGTCACCTCCTCGAATTGTGTTGCGGGAGCGGTCTGCGCCGGTGCAGGTGTTGGCCCCACCAACATCGACCGGGTGCTCGGCATTACCAAGGCCTACACCACGCGCGTAGGCGGCGGCCCGTTCCCCACGGAAGACGAGGGGCCGGGAGGCCAATGGCTCGGCGAGAAGGGCCACGAGTTCGGCGCAACGACGGGCCGACGTCGGCGTTGTGGCTGGCTCGACATGGTCGCACTCCGCGAGGCAGCGATCGTCAACGGCTTCACCTCGTTGGCCGTGAACAAGCTCGACATCCTGTCGGGTCTGGATGAGATCCCGGTCGCACGAGCCTGGAAGATCGACGGCAAGCTCACGGAAGACTTCCCGATGACCCTCGAAGAGCTGGCGCGCGCCGAGCCGGTGTACGAGATCCTGCCGGGCTGGACCGAGGATCTAACGGCCATGCGCGAGTACGAGGAACTGCCGGACAACGCCCGTCGCTACCTCGAGCAGATCGAGGCCTGGGTCGATGTCCCGGTGGACGTCGTCTCGATCGGGCCGGGTCGAGACCAGACGATCGACCGCAAGGATCTGTTCTCGGCGTAG
- a CDS encoding universal stress protein, with protein sequence MNPAKRRLMQLDQILVPFDFSAGAAAAFDEALDLAKRYGGKLTLLHAFVLNEQVYPYSAVMTEGEVDEARDAAVEALEAWRDRAESAGVTIGVRVAPGMPSENIAAVAKEIGANLIVMGTHGRTGLAHVLLGSVTERTLRMAPCPVMAVRPPGPSEA encoded by the coding sequence ATGAATCCTGCGAAACGACGGCTCATGCAGCTGGACCAGATTCTTGTGCCTTTCGATTTTTCGGCCGGCGCTGCCGCGGCGTTCGACGAAGCCCTCGACCTCGCCAAGCGCTACGGAGGCAAGCTGACGCTCCTGCACGCCTTCGTCCTGAACGAGCAGGTCTATCCGTACTCCGCCGTCATGACCGAGGGCGAAGTCGACGAGGCACGCGATGCGGCCGTCGAGGCCCTCGAAGCATGGAGGGATCGAGCCGAATCAGCGGGGGTGACCATTGGTGTCCGAGTGGCCCCTGGCATGCCGTCGGAGAATATCGCCGCTGTCGCCAAGGAGATCGGTGCGAATCTGATCGTGATGGGAACCCACGGCCGCACCGGCCTGGCCCATGTGCTGCTCGGCAGCGTCACCGAACGCACGCTGCGCATGGCCCCGTGCCCCGTGATGGCGGTTCGCCCACCGGGACCCTCCGAAGCGTGA